From Microcystis aeruginosa NIES-2549, a single genomic window includes:
- a CDS encoding type I restriction-modification system subunit M produces the protein MNNFGDKVSFIWSIADLIRDTFKRGKYQDVILPFTVLRRLDCVLEPTKEEVLAAYHQYKDKLDNLDPLLCKKSGFAFYNSCPYDFEKLLDDPKQLAANLKLYINSFSGNMREVLEKFDFANTIDKLEQSDLLFLVTERFQNIDLHPDKVSNLEMGYIFEELIRKFNEALDENPGEHFTPREVIQLMVNLIFSPDKTQLSQEYITRSVYDPCCGSGGMLTIAKDRILELNPKAQVFLFGQEVNPETFAVCKSDLYMKSVDGKDAENIKFGSTLSQDQHSDKTFDYLLANPPYGKDWKRDKEAVETEAQKAGSRFSAGTPRISDGQLLFLQHMIARMKPETQGGSRVAIVMNGSPLFTGDAGSGESEIRRWILENDWLEAIIALPNDLFYNTGIATYIWVLTNHKAAERRGKVQLINASEFWLPMRKSLGSKRREISSQHIREITEIFQSFQPSEVSKIFDREDFGYRKITVERPLRLNFQASPERIERLKEQSAFASLAVSKKKSDEMKGIEEQAGKEQQRLILDILNSFPDTLYQDRGEFEKVLKKGMKTKGITLAPAVYKAILSALSERDESANICLDKQGNPEPDTDLRDTENVPLKQDINDYFDREVLPHVTDAWISDTVRDIRDGALGKVGYEINFNRYFYKYQPPRTLEAIEADIKEVEGEILAMLTSLEERI, from the coding sequence ATGAACAACTTCGGTGACAAGGTAAGTTTTATTTGGAGTATCGCGGATTTAATCCGCGACACCTTTAAGCGCGGCAAATATCAAGATGTCATCTTGCCTTTCACCGTGCTGCGTCGCCTCGACTGCGTGTTAGAGCCGACCAAAGAGGAGGTCTTAGCAGCCTACCACCAGTACAAAGACAAGCTCGACAATCTCGATCCTCTCCTCTGCAAAAAATCAGGATTTGCCTTCTATAACAGTTGTCCCTACGACTTCGAGAAACTCCTCGATGATCCCAAACAGTTGGCCGCTAACCTCAAGCTCTACATCAACAGTTTTAGCGGCAATATGCGCGAGGTGTTAGAGAAGTTCGACTTTGCCAACACCATCGACAAGCTGGAACAATCAGACCTGCTCTTTCTCGTCACCGAGCGCTTTCAGAACATCGATTTACACCCCGATAAGGTTTCTAACCTAGAGATGGGATACATCTTTGAGGAACTCATCCGCAAGTTTAACGAAGCTCTCGATGAAAATCCGGGGGAACACTTCACACCCCGGGAAGTGATTCAGTTAATGGTTAACCTCATCTTCTCCCCGGACAAAACACAGTTAAGCCAAGAATACATTACTCGCAGCGTTTACGATCCCTGCTGCGGTTCCGGGGGAATGCTGACCATTGCCAAGGATCGGATTTTGGAACTCAACCCCAAGGCCCAGGTTTTTCTCTTTGGCCAGGAAGTCAACCCGGAGACCTTTGCTGTGTGTAAATCTGACCTCTACATGAAAAGTGTGGACGGTAAGGACGCTGAAAATATCAAGTTTGGCAGCACCCTTTCCCAGGACCAGCACAGTGACAAAACCTTTGACTATCTCCTGGCCAATCCACCCTACGGCAAGGACTGGAAGCGAGATAAGGAGGCAGTGGAGACAGAGGCACAAAAAGCGGGCAGCCGATTTTCAGCAGGAACACCCCGCATCAGTGACGGACAACTTCTTTTTCTACAGCACATGATTGCACGCATGAAGCCGGAGACCCAAGGAGGCAGCCGCGTGGCGATTGTTATGAACGGTTCGCCATTGTTTACCGGGGATGCGGGAAGTGGGGAGAGCGAGATCCGGCGCTGGATTTTGGAAAATGACTGGCTCGAAGCAATCATCGCTCTGCCGAATGACCTATTTTATAACACCGGCATTGCCACATATATCTGGGTATTGACCAACCACAAGGCTGCTGAGAGGAGGGGTAAGGTGCAGCTGATTAATGCCTCCGAGTTTTGGCTGCCGATGCGGAAGAGTCTTGGCAGCAAGCGCCGGGAGATTAGTTCCCAGCATATTCGGGAGATAACTGAAATTTTCCAGAGTTTTCAACCCTCAGAGGTGAGTAAGATTTTTGATAGGGAAGATTTCGGCTACCGCAAGATTACCGTAGAGCGTCCCTTGAGGCTCAATTTTCAGGCATCACCGGAGCGGATTGAGCGATTGAAAGAGCAGAGCGCGTTTGCTAGTTTGGCAGTGAGCAAGAAGAAAAGTGATGAAATGAAGGGGATCGAGGAACAGGCCGGCAAGGAACAACAAAGGCTGATTTTAGACATTCTTAATAGTTTTCCCGATACTTTATATCAGGATCGAGGGGAATTTGAGAAGGTGCTAAAGAAAGGGATGAAAACCAAGGGAATAACGCTCGCACCAGCAGTTTATAAGGCGATTCTTTCGGCTCTTTCTGAGCGGGACGAATCGGCTAATATTTGTCTGGATAAACAGGGTAATCCCGAACCGGATACGGATTTAAGAGATACGGAAAATGTACCACTTAAACAGGATATTAATGACTATTTCGATCGAGAAGTTCTCCCCCATGTAACCGATGCTTGGATTAGTGACACGGTGCGGGATATTAGGGACGGTGCGCTTGGAAAGGTGGGGTATGAGATTAATTTTAATCGCTATTTTTATAAGTATCAGCCACCGCGAACTTTAGAGGCAATTGAAGCTGATATTAAGGAAGTGGAAGGGGAGATTTTAGCCATGTTAACAAGTCTAGAGGAGAGAATTTGA
- a CDS encoding putative toxin-antitoxin system toxin component, PIN family, translating into MKVVIDTNVVISAAIADRNPEKIILFVVSNPDFYWIVSPDILAEYREVLSRKRLKLTNEQKQYWLTLTSAVTFVVDINLEIDFPRDRKDAKFLACAIVNNADYFITGDKDFDEVKNLGHTKIISVSLFQTKYQIK; encoded by the coding sequence ATGAAGGTTGTAATCGATACTAATGTTGTTATTTCTGCCGCAATAGCTGACAGAAACCCGGAAAAAATAATTCTCTTTGTAGTATCTAACCCAGATTTTTACTGGATAGTATCACCGGATATTTTAGCAGAATATAGAGAGGTTTTATCCCGAAAACGGTTAAAGCTAACTAATGAGCAGAAACAATACTGGTTGACTCTTACAAGTGCCGTTACTTTTGTCGTCGATATTAATTTAGAAATTGATTTCCCCAGAGATAGAAAAGATGCTAAGTTTTTAGCCTGTGCAATTGTTAATAATGCTGATTACTTTATTACAGGAGACAAGGACTTTGATGAAGTTAAAAATCTAGGCCATACCAAGATTATTTCAGTTTCTCTTTTTCAGACAAAATATCAAATAAAATAG
- a CDS encoding restriction endonuclease subunit S gives MMTKKWQPYPTYKDSGVEWLGKIPEHWKVKKCKQLSLIKRGASPRPIDDPSFFDDDGAYSWVRISDVTASNKYLETSEQKLSELGKSKSIALEPGELFVSICATVGKPIITNIKCCIHDGFVYFPFLKENREYLFYIFSGGELYKGVGKQGTQLNLNTDIIGDIKLPIPPLPEQQKIAQFLDQETSKIDKLITKKERLIKLLKEKRTALISHAVTKGLNPDVPMKDSGVEWLGEIPEHWEVKRVKYAFILQRGYDLSSDQLIEGIYPVCASNGVIGFHNKFNVKAPCITVGRSGSVGEINYIENDFWAHNTALFVKEFINSIPRFIFYILLILDTKRLSAGSAVGTLNRNYIHELLTPLPPIPEQQKIAQFLDRETGKIDNLITKTRTSIDHLKEYRTALISAAVTGKIDVREH, from the coding sequence ATGATGACAAAAAAATGGCAGCCTTATCCTACTTATAAGGATTCTGGAGTTGAATGGTTGGGTAAAATTCCAGAGCATTGGAAGGTGAAGAAATGCAAGCAATTGTCACTTATAAAAAGAGGTGCATCACCCAGACCAATTGATGATCCTTCTTTCTTCGATGATGATGGAGCCTACTCGTGGGTGAGAATTTCAGACGTTACTGCTAGTAATAAGTATTTAGAAACAAGCGAACAAAAATTATCCGAACTTGGTAAATCGAAAAGTATTGCTCTTGAACCCGGAGAACTATTTGTAAGCATTTGTGCCACCGTCGGTAAGCCAATAATTACAAACATCAAATGTTGTATCCATGATGGCTTTGTTTATTTCCCTTTTCTTAAAGAAAACAGGGAATATCTTTTTTATATTTTTTCAGGAGGTGAACTTTATAAAGGTGTGGGTAAACAAGGAACTCAACTCAACCTAAATACTGATATTATTGGTGATATTAAGCTTCCCATCCCCCCCCTTCCTGAACAACAAAAAATCGCCCAATTTCTCGACCAAGAAACCAGCAAAATTGATAAACTAATCACCAAGAAAGAGCGCTTAATCAAACTCCTTAAAGAGAAGCGCACCGCACTGATTAGCCATGCAGTCACCAAAGGACTTAACCCAGATGTTCCGATGAAGGATTCTGGGGTTGAATGGTTGGGTGAAATTCCAGAACATTGGGAGGTGAAGAGAGTAAAATATGCCTTCATTTTGCAACGAGGATATGATTTATCCAGCGACCAATTGATAGAAGGCATTTATCCCGTATGTGCTTCTAATGGAGTTATTGGGTTTCATAATAAATTTAATGTCAAGGCTCCCTGTATTACTGTGGGTAGAAGTGGAAGTGTGGGAGAGATAAATTACATTGAAAATGATTTTTGGGCGCACAATACAGCATTATTTGTGAAAGAATTTATAAATTCTATACCGAGATTTATATTCTATATATTGCTAATCCTTGATACTAAACGTCTGAGTGCTGGCAGTGCCGTTGGAACATTAAACAGGAATTATATCCATGAATTATTGACCCCTCTCCCCCCCATTCCCGAACAACAAAAAATCGCCCAATTCCTAGACCGAGAAACCGGCAAAATTGACAACCTAATCACCAAAACTCGCACCAGTATTGACCATCTCAAAGAATATCGCACCGCGTTAATTTCAGCCGCCGTTACTGGTAAAATAGACGTGAGGGAACATTAA
- a CDS encoding DUF4926 domain-containing protein, producing MKFKLFSQVSLREDIPEYGLKKGSIGTVVEYYQRAEGEEDGYSLEGLIFQDTVEVAESQIELLTTPALSYHV from the coding sequence ATGAAATTTAAACTATTTTCCCAAGTTTCTTTAAGAGAAGATATTCCTGAATATGGTTTAAAAAAAGGGAGTATTGGAACAGTTGTTGAATATTACCAGAGGGCTGAAGGTGAGGAAGATGGATACAGTTTAGAAGGCTTAATTTTTCAAGATACGGTAGAGGTAGCAGAATCACAAATTGAATTATTAACCACACCCGCACTTAGTTATCATGTCTAG
- a CDS encoding DUF6883 domain-containing protein, with protein MPYLDVNAIISETKLTQYLLVFLPKDDKSQYLALGGYTLGNWQELERDLRQQILTLEATPTTKTRYGQKYKITGELTAPNGRILPIKTIWMVTDRETKFVTLFPS; from the coding sequence ATGCCCTACTTAGATGTTAATGCCATTATCTCTGAAACCAAACTTACTCAGTATTTGTTGGTTTTTTTACCGAAGGATGACAAGTCACAATATCTGGCACTGGGAGGCTATACTTTAGGTAACTGGCAAGAACTTGAGCGGGACTTGCGTCAACAGATTTTAACTTTAGAAGCTACGCCAACAACTAAGACTAGGTATGGGCAAAAGTATAAAATCACCGGTGAGTTAACTGCGCCAAATGGCAGAATTTTACCTATAAAAACAATTTGGATGGTAACAGATCGAGAAACAAAGTTTGTAACGTTATTCCCCAGTTAG
- a CDS encoding type I restriction endonuclease subunit R produces MIDTSEKNFEATIEASLLNSGYQRRSSKDYERSLCLIPKDVLNFIQTSQPQEWQKFQTQYGDDANTQLLKQLAEVIKNRGTLEVLRKGIKANSCRFQLAYFQPSNSLNPETQRLYQTNCFSVLRQLYYSQKNPLNSIDIVLFLNGLPIFTAELKNPFTGQNFQQAIKQYQEDRDPREPLLKFGLCLSHFAVDPDQVHVTTHLQGHETGFLPFNPGKTGVAANPDPTKFRSAYLWEQIWRQDSFLDLIENFIILQEKKDDKDRKTGVKSLIFPRYHQLDAVRRLLADAKAEGTGKSYLIQHSAGSGKSNSIAWLAHGLVSLHDDHNSRVFDSIIVITDRRILDQQLQATIRQFEKTSGVVENIDKTSRQLKEALESGKNIIVTTLQKFSVIVDQIQSLSGQRFAVIVDEAHSSQTGESTKKLKSVLTATSLEAAAAEEGGEEEDLEDRTVAEAKKRGKIANLSYFAFTATPKPKTLEVFGTRQPDGSFAPFSLYSMAQAIEEGFILDVLENYTTYKTYFNLLKTIEDDPHYDRARTASLLRHFVDLHEHTIKQKVAIIVEHFHEQVAHQVQGKAKAMIVTRSRLHAVRYKLALDRYLKEKDYPYQSLVAFTGTVRDGEDFTETKMNSASSGTHIPDKATADTFQQAPYRFLVVANKFQTGFDQPLLGAMYIDKKLAGVNAVQTLSRLNRIHPHKTGTLVLDFANEADEIKAAFKDYYDCTILTEATDPNRLYKIQAQLDDYHFYQDSDIDSFAQIFFHSQGTQAKLHGSLDPVLDRYLEASEEEKVGFRGKLQEFIRLYGFVSQLLPIPAADLEKFYEFSRHLICKLPTSPEALPLPIQQSIELNSYRIQETHRGKIELKRGVRETSRVYSLGTGQPPTKKIEPLSKIIEEINRRFGTDFSEDERVFIEHLETKLDDSAPLKASLKINTPENVKLAFDILASDIMQDMVEINFSFYKKFTDDLEFKALLLGFLFNRFLQRSNTSEAKTDSV; encoded by the coding sequence ATGATAGACACCTCCGAGAAAAACTTTGAAGCCACCATCGAAGCAAGCCTCCTCAACAGCGGCTACCAGCGCCGCAGCTCCAAAGATTATGAGCGCTCACTTTGCCTCATACCCAAAGATGTCCTTAACTTCATCCAAACCAGCCAACCTCAAGAGTGGCAGAAATTCCAAACCCAGTACGGTGACGACGCAAACACCCAACTCCTCAAACAGCTTGCCGAAGTCATCAAGAATCGGGGAACCTTAGAAGTCCTCAGAAAAGGCATCAAAGCCAACAGCTGCCGCTTCCAACTCGCCTACTTCCAACCCTCCAACAGTCTCAATCCAGAAACCCAAAGACTCTACCAGACAAACTGCTTCAGTGTCCTTAGACAACTGTACTACAGCCAGAAAAATCCCCTCAACAGCATCGATATTGTCCTCTTTCTTAACGGTTTACCCATCTTCACCGCCGAACTAAAAAACCCTTTTACAGGGCAAAACTTCCAACAAGCGATTAAACAATATCAAGAGGATCGAGATCCGAGAGAGCCACTCCTCAAGTTTGGCCTATGTCTCTCCCACTTTGCCGTTGACCCAGATCAGGTCCATGTCACCACTCACCTTCAGGGCCATGAAACCGGCTTCCTACCCTTCAACCCCGGAAAGACTGGCGTAGCGGCAAACCCAGACCCTACCAAATTCCGCAGCGCCTACCTGTGGGAGCAAATCTGGCGGCAGGATAGCTTCCTTGACCTAATCGAGAACTTTATCATCCTCCAGGAAAAAAAGGACGACAAGGACAGAAAAACAGGAGTAAAGAGCCTCATCTTTCCCCGCTACCATCAATTAGATGCCGTGCGCCGTTTGCTGGCCGATGCCAAGGCCGAAGGGACAGGAAAATCCTATCTCATCCAACACAGTGCCGGCAGTGGCAAGAGTAATTCAATAGCATGGCTGGCCCACGGACTTGTCAGCTTGCACGATGATCATAATAGCCGCGTTTTTGACTCTATCATCGTCATCACCGACCGCCGTATATTGGATCAGCAACTACAGGCCACTATTCGCCAGTTTGAAAAGACCTCTGGGGTGGTGGAAAACATCGACAAAACCTCGCGGCAACTCAAAGAGGCCCTAGAGTCCGGGAAAAATATCATCGTCACCACCCTGCAAAAATTCTCCGTCATCGTCGATCAAATCCAGTCCCTCTCTGGGCAGCGCTTCGCAGTAATCGTCGATGAGGCCCATTCTTCCCAGACCGGAGAAAGTACCAAAAAACTCAAAAGCGTCCTCACCGCCACCAGCCTAGAAGCGGCCGCCGCCGAGGAAGGGGGAGAAGAGGAGGATTTAGAAGATCGAACCGTCGCCGAGGCAAAAAAACGGGGAAAAATTGCTAATTTAAGTTATTTTGCCTTTACCGCCACGCCGAAACCCAAAACCCTAGAAGTATTCGGCACCAGACAACCGGACGGCAGCTTTGCTCCCTTTAGCCTCTATTCCATGGCTCAGGCGATTGAGGAAGGCTTTATTCTCGACGTGCTGGAGAACTATACCACCTACAAGACCTATTTTAATCTGCTCAAAACCATCGAAGATGACCCCCACTATGATCGCGCCAGGACCGCCTCGCTGCTGCGCCACTTCGTCGATTTACACGAACACACCATTAAGCAGAAAGTGGCCATCATTGTCGAACACTTCCATGAGCAGGTGGCCCATCAGGTGCAAGGCAAGGCCAAGGCCATGATTGTCACGCGATCGCGTCTCCATGCCGTGCGGTACAAGTTGGCCCTAGACCGCTATCTCAAGGAAAAAGACTATCCCTATCAGTCCCTAGTCGCCTTTACCGGGACAGTTAGAGACGGCGAAGACTTCACCGAAACCAAAATGAATAGCGCCTCCTCAGGTACTCATATCCCTGACAAAGCCACCGCAGACACCTTTCAACAAGCTCCCTACCGCTTTCTCGTCGTTGCCAACAAATTCCAGACCGGTTTTGACCAACCCCTCCTAGGCGCGATGTACATCGATAAGAAATTAGCCGGGGTTAACGCTGTCCAGACCCTCTCCCGTCTCAACCGCATCCACCCCCACAAAACCGGGACTCTGGTGCTGGACTTCGCCAACGAGGCCGATGAGATCAAGGCAGCCTTTAAAGATTACTACGACTGCACCATCTTGACGGAAGCCACCGACCCCAACCGGCTCTATAAAATCCAAGCACAGCTTGACGACTATCACTTTTACCAAGACTCGGACATCGATAGCTTCGCGCAGATATTCTTTCACTCCCAAGGAACTCAGGCCAAGCTTCATGGCAGCCTCGACCCCGTCCTCGACCGTTACCTAGAAGCTTCTGAGGAGGAAAAAGTCGGTTTTCGCGGTAAACTACAAGAATTTATCCGACTTTATGGCTTTGTCTCTCAATTACTCCCCATACCTGCTGCAGACTTAGAGAAGTTCTATGAATTTTCCCGCCACTTAATCTGCAAACTTCCCACCTCCCCAGAGGCCCTTCCTTTGCCTATTCAACAAAGCATCGAACTAAACTCCTACCGCATCCAAGAGACCCACAGGGGTAAAATTGAACTAAAACGGGGTGTCAGGGAAACTTCTAGGGTTTATTCCCTAGGCACGGGCCAACCCCCCACCAAAAAGATAGAACCCCTCTCGAAAATCATTGAAGAAATTAATCGACGATTTGGTACTGATTTCAGTGAGGATGAGCGAGTTTTTATCGAACACCTTGAAACTAAACTGGATGACAGCGCACCCCTGAAAGCGAGCCTTAAGATCAATACTCCCGAAAATGTTAAACTAGCCTTTGATATCCTGGCATCCGACATCATGCAGGACATGGTGGAAATCAACTTCAGCTTTTATAAAAAGTTCACTGACGACCTTGAATTTAAGGCCCTGCTCCTCGGTTTTCTCTTTAATCGATTCCTGCAGCGATCGAATACTTCCGAAGCTAAGACAGACTCAGTTTAA
- the ffh gene encoding signal recognition particle protein: MFDALADRLEDAWKKLRGQDKISSANIQETLKEVRRALLEADVNLQVVKGFIAEVEKQALGAEVISGVNPGQQFIKIVYDELVKIMGESNVPLAQADKPPTVILMAGLQGTGKTTATAKLALYLRKQSKSCLMVATDVYRPAAIDQLITLGKQINVPVFEMGSQANPVDIARQGVEKAKELGVDTVIIDTAGRLQIDTQMMGELAQIKKIVKPDDTLLVVDAMTGQEAASLTNTFHQQIGITGAILTKLDGDTRGGAALSVRQISGQPIKFVGVGEKVEALEPFYPDRLASRILNMGDVLTLVEKAQEQLDLEDAAKMQAKILEAKFDFNDFLKQMRLLKNMGSLGGVLKLIPGLGKLSGTDIEKGEKELKRTEAMINSMTTEERANPDLLAKSPNRRRRIAKGSGHPETEVNKLITNFTRMRSMMQQMGRGQMPAMPGMPGMGGGMFGGGNQPGFRGQGGSPKKPKKIKKKKGFGDL; encoded by the coding sequence ATGTTCGACGCACTGGCCGACCGCTTAGAAGACGCATGGAAAAAATTACGAGGTCAAGATAAAATCTCCTCGGCCAATATACAAGAAACCCTCAAAGAAGTCCGGCGGGCTTTATTAGAAGCAGATGTTAACCTACAGGTAGTCAAGGGATTTATTGCTGAGGTCGAGAAACAAGCCCTCGGCGCTGAAGTGATTTCCGGAGTCAATCCCGGTCAGCAATTTATCAAAATTGTCTATGATGAATTAGTCAAAATTATGGGGGAAAGCAACGTTCCCCTAGCTCAGGCCGATAAACCCCCCACCGTAATTTTAATGGCCGGGTTGCAAGGGACAGGAAAAACCACCGCCACCGCCAAATTAGCCCTATATCTCCGCAAACAGTCCAAAAGCTGCCTGATGGTGGCCACCGATGTTTACCGTCCGGCGGCCATTGACCAATTAATCACCCTCGGTAAACAGATAAATGTTCCCGTCTTCGAGATGGGTTCTCAGGCTAATCCCGTCGATATCGCCCGTCAAGGTGTGGAAAAAGCCAAAGAATTGGGGGTAGATACGGTTATCATCGACACCGCCGGTCGTTTGCAGATAGACACCCAGATGATGGGCGAACTAGCACAAATCAAGAAAATTGTCAAGCCCGACGACACTTTATTAGTGGTGGATGCCATGACCGGTCAGGAAGCGGCCAGTCTTACCAACACTTTTCACCAACAAATCGGCATCACGGGGGCAATTCTTACTAAACTTGATGGCGATACTCGTGGTGGGGCAGCCCTATCAGTGCGGCAAATATCGGGACAACCGATTAAATTTGTTGGGGTTGGGGAAAAAGTAGAAGCTTTAGAGCCATTTTATCCCGATCGCCTTGCCAGTCGCATCCTCAATATGGGTGATGTTCTGACGCTAGTGGAAAAAGCTCAGGAACAGTTAGACCTAGAAGACGCGGCCAAAATGCAGGCCAAGATTTTAGAGGCTAAGTTTGATTTTAATGACTTCCTCAAACAGATGCGGCTGTTAAAAAATATGGGTTCCCTGGGGGGAGTCTTGAAGTTAATCCCCGGTCTGGGCAAACTGAGCGGGACAGACATCGAAAAGGGCGAAAAAGAGTTAAAACGCACGGAAGCGATGATTAATTCCATGACCACGGAGGAACGCGCTAACCCCGATTTATTGGCTAAGTCTCCTAATCGTCGTCGTCGCATTGCCAAAGGTTCGGGACATCCGGAAACAGAAGTTAACAAACTAATTACTAATTTCACCAGAATGCGATCGATGATGCAACAGATGGGACGGGGACAAATGCCCGCTATGCCTGGGATGCCCGGGATGGGTGGCGGAATGTTTGGCGGTGGCAATCAACCGGGGTTCCGAGGTCAAGGTGGCAGCCCGAAAAAACCGAAGAAAATCAAGAAAAAGAAAGGTTTTGGCGATTTATAG
- the thiL gene encoding thiamine-phosphate kinase: MNLTVKDLGEQGLLPILQKYCPAEIIGDDGAILSLKEGYSLVVTTDVLVNNVHFSDLTTSPEDVGWRAAAANLSDLAAMGAEPLGITVGLALTPNLAIDWLEGLYRGLSSCLQVYQTAIVGGDVCRATEINISITALGQVAKNEEIRRFNAKVGDSIVITGYHGLSRAGLELLLHPETGRNLNSAQKKRLIQAHQRPRPRLDCIPHLQKIVKQFPIAGMDSSDGLADAIMQICRCSGVGAEIERIPLHPTLKEYVGAEKALEWALYGGEDFELVLCLPPDSARELLEKVGEEGAIIGQIVPGKEIKLADGRNLSLSSGFQHF, from the coding sequence ATGAATTTAACCGTTAAAGACTTGGGTGAACAGGGATTGCTACCGATTCTGCAAAAATATTGTCCTGCGGAGATTATCGGTGATGATGGGGCGATTTTATCCCTGAAAGAGGGTTACTCTCTCGTTGTCACCACTGATGTTTTAGTTAATAACGTCCACTTTAGCGATCTTACCACCTCTCCGGAAGATGTGGGCTGGCGAGCGGCGGCGGCTAATTTATCCGATTTAGCGGCTATGGGGGCAGAACCCCTGGGAATTACGGTAGGATTGGCTTTAACTCCCAATCTAGCCATCGATTGGCTAGAAGGACTCTATCGGGGTCTTAGCTCTTGTCTGCAAGTATATCAGACGGCGATCGTTGGTGGCGATGTCTGTCGGGCCACGGAGATTAACATCAGCATCACCGCCCTGGGACAAGTGGCAAAAAATGAAGAAATTAGACGTTTTAACGCAAAAGTTGGTGATAGTATCGTTATTACTGGTTATCACGGTTTATCGCGGGCTGGATTAGAGTTACTCTTGCACCCTGAAACCGGCAGGAATTTAAATTCCGCCCAAAAAAAGCGATTAATCCAAGCTCATCAACGGCCGCGACCGAGACTTGATTGCATACCACATTTACAAAAAATTGTCAAGCAATTTCCCATCGCGGGCATGGATAGCAGTGACGGGTTAGCAGATGCCATCATGCAAATTTGTCGCTGTAGTGGGGTTGGTGCTGAAATCGAGAGGATTCCCCTGCATCCAACCCTGAAAGAATATGTAGGAGCCGAAAAAGCTCTAGAATGGGCTTTATACGGCGGTGAAGACTTTGAGTTAGTTTTGTGTTTGCCCCCGGACAGTGCCAGAGAATTGCTGGAGAAAGTGGGGGAAGAGGGGGCGATAATCGGTCAAATTGTCCCGGGGAAAGAGATAAAATTAGCCGACGGTAGAAACCTCAGTTTAAGCTCTGGATTTCAACATTTTTAG